The following are encoded in a window of Flavobacterium cupriresistens genomic DNA:
- a CDS encoding GNAT family N-acetyltransferase, with protein MNIYFTNFPDLPTERLHLRAISEQDAEAIHKLQSDSVVNAFVGRNITSTLESAKAYVLRMRTLVQKNECIYWVIASKDNNTFIGSVCCWNFDLENEIVEIGYEMLPEFQGKGFMTEALKAVIEYTFGTIKANLITAFPSSDNNNSVAILKKLDFVFENESYNNKHQNIKNLTTYTLRPQTH; from the coding sequence ATGAATATATATTTTACAAATTTCCCTGATCTGCCAACCGAAAGATTACACTTAAGGGCGATATCTGAACAAGATGCCGAGGCAATTCATAAACTGCAATCAGATTCTGTTGTCAATGCATTTGTAGGCAGAAACATTACTTCTACTCTTGAAAGTGCAAAAGCCTATGTGTTACGAATGCGTACTTTAGTTCAGAAAAATGAATGTATATATTGGGTAATTGCTTCAAAAGACAACAATACATTTATCGGCAGTGTTTGTTGCTGGAATTTTGATCTCGAAAATGAGATTGTAGAGATTGGCTACGAAATGTTACCTGAATTTCAAGGCAAAGGTTTTATGACGGAAGCCTTAAAAGCAGTAATCGAATATACTTTTGGTACCATTAAAGCCAACCTTATAACCGCTTTCCCATCATCTGATAATAACAATTCTGTTGCGATATTAAAAAAGCTAGACTTTGTTTTTGAAAATGAATCGTACAACAACAAACATCAAAATATAAAAAACCTAACGACTTACACATTGAGACCCCAGACTCACTAA
- a CDS encoding porin, with translation MVKNCILKISIFLFFFFLSPKIFAQHTDLVDDSQTQILADTTRTYFIPDATHKGMRWSRSHNKWFSTKLGFAPILDYNTSFQDQDSKNQVGTQEKRFDIRSARVMLSGKINFKNPWKYLISVEYKGFDRAEDDPNFGITDLKFVIPLSENSDITVGKIKETFVYEMVGDAANLPHFERLLNPFFNSRNIGAIYHHFFMNNRLAVAGGVFKDFIGNDKSFSNSNNTFTTRITGLPIWNNNGKEFIHIGVGVRYVDAKNDVIRLKGKNESNISSNYVDTGNLNASHQWNMSLEQLWSLDNFSVLMEYAHNWTATKDFGTEQFSGYYVTASYVVSGEQRPYDQKATYARRIKPTGKYGAWEIFTRVGQNDLETKEVHGGTNNRYDLGLNWWATQYWKAGMVYGIGNLDKGGITGITNNFQFRLQWIY, from the coding sequence ATGGTGAAAAACTGCATTTTAAAAATCTCAATTTTCTTATTTTTCTTTTTTCTAAGTCCTAAAATTTTTGCTCAGCATACTGATTTAGTTGATGATTCGCAGACTCAGATTTTAGCCGACACTACCCGAACTTACTTTATTCCTGATGCCACTCATAAAGGAATGAGGTGGTCCAGATCGCATAACAAATGGTTTTCTACCAAACTGGGATTTGCTCCTATTTTGGATTACAATACCAGTTTTCAAGATCAGGACAGTAAAAATCAGGTAGGTACTCAGGAAAAGAGATTTGATATTAGAAGTGCAAGAGTAATGCTCAGCGGGAAAATCAATTTCAAAAACCCCTGGAAATACTTAATAAGTGTCGAATACAAAGGATTTGACAGAGCTGAAGACGATCCGAATTTTGGAATTACAGATTTGAAATTTGTAATCCCGTTATCTGAAAACAGTGACATAACCGTCGGAAAAATAAAAGAAACCTTTGTGTACGAAATGGTCGGAGATGCTGCTAATCTCCCTCATTTTGAACGATTGCTTAATCCGTTTTTTAACAGTCGGAATATCGGAGCCATTTATCATCATTTTTTTATGAACAATAGATTAGCTGTTGCTGGTGGAGTTTTTAAAGACTTTATAGGCAATGATAAAAGTTTTTCAAATTCAAACAACACTTTTACCACCAGAATCACCGGACTCCCAATATGGAATAACAATGGAAAAGAGTTCATACACATTGGAGTCGGTGTGCGTTACGTTGATGCTAAAAATGATGTTATTCGTTTGAAAGGAAAAAATGAGTCCAATATATCATCCAATTATGTTGACACCGGAAATCTAAATGCTTCTCACCAATGGAACATGAGCTTAGAACAACTTTGGAGCTTAGACAATTTTTCGGTACTAATGGAATACGCACATAACTGGACGGCAACAAAAGACTTTGGCACGGAACAATTTAGTGGTTATTATGTAACTGCCAGTTATGTTGTAAGCGGAGAACAAAGACCCTACGACCAAAAGGCAACTTATGCCCGAAGAATCAAACCAACAGGGAAATATGGTGCATGGGAAATTTTCACAAGGGTTGGGCAAAATGACTTAGAAACAAAAGAAGTCCATGGCGGAACAAACAATCGCTATGATTTAGGATTAAATTGGTGGGCAACGCAATACTGGAAAGCCGGAATGGTATATGGCATAGGTAATTTAGATAAAGGCGGAATCACCGGCATAACCAATAATTTTCAATTCCGACTACAATGGATTTATTAA
- a CDS encoding fumarylacetoacetate hydrolase family protein produces the protein MKLASIDNNTRDGELVVVNKELTKAIRVPEIASTMQLAIDNWADNETKLQNIYEQLNSGTLTTGTFDFATVRVLAPIPRAYHWADGSAYVTHVELVRKARNAELPESFWTDPLMYMGASDAFIGAHDDIEIENEEWGIDFESEVAVITDDVPAGVSAEEALNHIKFVTIINDVSLRNLIPNELSKQFGFYQSKPWTSFAPVIVSVDELKNEFVDGKLHLPLISALNGEVLGTPNAGIDMTFNFGELIAHAAKTRSLMAGTVIGSGTVANQGSPTGSSCIAEIRCLETIKDGKPSTPFMKFGDQIEIEMKNAVGASIFGKINQKVKKYEKK, from the coding sequence ATGAAACTAGCATCAATAGATAATAATACAAGAGACGGAGAATTAGTTGTTGTAAATAAAGAATTAACAAAAGCCATCCGCGTTCCTGAAATTGCCTCAACCATGCAACTTGCAATCGATAATTGGGCAGACAACGAAACTAAACTTCAAAATATTTACGAGCAGTTAAACTCAGGTACACTTACAACGGGAACTTTTGATTTTGCAACTGTACGTGTTTTAGCGCCAATTCCAAGAGCTTACCATTGGGCAGACGGAAGTGCTTATGTTACCCACGTTGAACTTGTTAGAAAAGCAAGAAACGCAGAACTTCCTGAGTCTTTTTGGACAGATCCTCTAATGTATATGGGTGCTTCTGATGCTTTTATTGGCGCCCATGATGATATAGAAATTGAAAACGAAGAATGGGGAATCGATTTTGAATCAGAAGTAGCGGTAATCACAGATGACGTTCCGGCTGGAGTAAGTGCTGAAGAAGCACTAAATCACATTAAATTCGTCACTATTATAAACGATGTTTCACTGAGAAATCTAATTCCAAACGAACTTTCGAAACAATTTGGATTCTATCAATCTAAACCTTGGACTTCTTTTGCTCCGGTGATCGTTTCGGTTGATGAATTGAAAAATGAATTTGTCGATGGAAAATTACATTTACCCTTGATATCTGCATTAAACGGAGAAGTTCTTGGAACTCCAAATGCGGGTATTGATATGACCTTTAATTTTGGTGAATTAATCGCTCACGCTGCAAAAACCCGTTCCTTAATGGCTGGTACTGTTATTGGTTCCGGTACAGTAGCCAACCAGGGAAGCCCAACAGGTTCCAGCTGTATTGCCGAAATCAGATGTTTGGAAACCATAAAAGACGGAAAACCTTCTACTCCTTTTATGAAATTTGGAGACCAGATTGAAATCGAAATGAAAAACGCAGTCGGTGCTTCTATATTTGGTAAAATCAATCAAAAGGTAAAAAAGTACGAAAAGAAATAA
- a CDS encoding protein phosphatase 2C domain-containing protein: protein MNIYSTIRIGDYHQNNCEDHLYINEYGKNMILCAVMDGCTTALESHFASTLVGKILKKICIEKGYKDFVDPESLDDIDESLRSILKNLLVELKNIKNALMLDTKELLTTMLIMLINKKSEEGIILAIGDGFAIVNGKKYEFDQDNKPDYLGFHLSEDFEKLYDSLEQKIKFNKVHDISIATDGIFTFEKLKPAKSEEVIDTIDFLTIENTDQGKGEMLHIKLKKLEHNYGLVPTDDLSIVRIIKTE, encoded by the coding sequence ATGAACATATATTCCACAATAAGAATCGGAGATTACCACCAAAATAATTGTGAAGACCATCTATATATAAATGAATATGGTAAAAATATGATTTTATGTGCTGTTATGGACGGCTGTACAACAGCATTAGAAAGTCACTTTGCATCTACCTTAGTTGGAAAGATATTAAAAAAAATCTGCATAGAAAAAGGCTATAAAGACTTTGTAGATCCTGAAAGTTTAGACGATATTGACGAAAGTTTAAGGTCAATTTTAAAGAATTTACTAGTCGAACTTAAAAATATAAAAAACGCATTAATGCTGGACACCAAAGAATTATTGACAACAATGCTAATAATGTTGATTAATAAAAAAAGTGAGGAAGGAATCATTCTTGCTATCGGCGATGGATTTGCAATTGTAAACGGGAAAAAATACGAATTTGACCAAGACAATAAACCAGATTATTTAGGCTTTCATCTATCGGAAGATTTTGAAAAATTATATGATTCTCTGGAACAAAAAATAAAATTTAACAAAGTACATGACATATCTATTGCAACAGACGGAATATTTACTTTTGAAAAATTAAAACCTGCCAAATCAGAGGAAGTTATTGATACTATAGATTTTTTAACAATTGAAAACACGGATCAAGGTAAAGGTGAAATGCTTCATATAAAACTAAAGAAATTAGAACATAATTATGGCTTAGTTCCTACTGATGATCTCTCTATCGTTCGTATAATAAAAACAGAATGA
- a CDS encoding glycosyltransferase family 39 protein: MTKKTIILIGFIILKFALQFVLLSPEYDLQRDEYLHLDQAHHLAWGYLSVPPVTSWISYIIFSLGNGVFWIKFFPALFGVLTLIVVWKTIEALKGNLYALVLGATCIVFSSLLRINMLYQPNSLDVLCWTAFYYVIIQYITTENTKWFYIGAVVFAFGFLNKYNILFLLIGFLPALLLSGQRRILTKKKLYFALVLGLLLILPNLLWQYNNQFPIIHHMKELAETQLVNVDRIGFLKEQLLFFIGAFPVILFALYALLFHKPFSKYQFFFTTILFTLLVFLYFKAKAYYAIGLYPIYIAFGAVFLSDILKSGWKRYLQPVFILIPILFFIPMYNLAFPNKSPEYIVKHSEKRKKMGMLRWEDGKDHALPQDFADMLGWKELAHKIDSVYATLPNQKETLVLCDNYGQAGAINYYSKKGIKAVSFSADYVNWFNLDIRYKNLIRVKEYEEENNEFKETSPYFETSQIAGEINNLYAREYGTTIFVFTGAKVNINKRIEQEIKEEKDYSK; encoded by the coding sequence ATGACTAAAAAAACAATCATTTTAATTGGGTTTATCATTCTAAAATTTGCTTTACAGTTCGTTTTACTGAGTCCCGAGTATGATTTACAGCGTGACGAATATCTCCATCTCGATCAGGCACATCATTTGGCTTGGGGCTATTTATCGGTTCCGCCTGTCACTTCGTGGATTTCTTATATTATATTTTCACTCGGAAATGGCGTTTTCTGGATTAAGTTTTTTCCTGCTCTCTTTGGTGTTTTAACGCTAATCGTAGTCTGGAAAACTATAGAAGCTCTAAAAGGCAACCTTTATGCTTTGGTTCTAGGAGCAACCTGTATCGTATTTTCCTCCTTGCTGCGAATCAATATGTTGTACCAACCTAATTCTTTAGATGTATTGTGTTGGACCGCTTTTTATTATGTCATAATTCAATACATCACCACCGAAAACACAAAATGGTTTTATATTGGCGCTGTTGTATTTGCTTTTGGTTTTTTAAACAAGTACAACATTCTCTTCCTGCTTATCGGCTTCTTGCCTGCTCTTTTGCTTTCCGGTCAAAGACGGATTCTGACAAAGAAAAAACTTTATTTTGCCCTAGTTCTTGGCTTGTTATTGATTCTGCCCAATCTTTTATGGCAATACAACAATCAGTTTCCTATTATCCACCATATGAAAGAATTAGCCGAAACACAATTGGTTAATGTAGATCGCATTGGTTTTTTGAAAGAACAATTATTGTTTTTTATCGGAGCTTTTCCAGTTATTCTTTTCGCTTTATATGCCCTGCTATTCCATAAACCTTTCTCGAAATACCAATTCTTTTTTACTACAATACTCTTCACATTACTCGTCTTTTTATATTTCAAAGCCAAAGCCTATTATGCCATTGGCCTCTATCCCATTTACATTGCTTTTGGCGCTGTTTTCCTTTCTGATATTCTGAAATCAGGTTGGAAACGTTACTTGCAACCTGTATTTATTCTGATTCCAATATTGTTTTTTATACCGATGTACAATTTAGCTTTTCCAAATAAGAGTCCGGAATACATCGTAAAACATTCAGAAAAACGCAAAAAAATGGGGATGCTGCGTTGGGAAGATGGAAAAGATCATGCACTACCACAAGATTTTGCCGATATGTTAGGCTGGAAAGAACTTGCCCATAAAATTGATTCTGTGTATGCTACTTTACCAAACCAGAAAGAAACGCTGGTCCTTTGTGATAATTATGGACAGGCCGGAGCTATTAATTACTACTCCAAAAAAGGAATCAAAGCGGTTTCGTTTAGTGCCGATTATGTCAATTGGTTTAATCTTGACATCCGGTATAAAAACCTCATCAGAGTGAAAGAATACGAAGAAGAGAACAACGAGTTTAAAGAAACCAGTCCGTATTTTGAAACTTCTCAGATTGCGGGCGAAATCAACAATCTATATGCTCGTGAATATGGGACAACTATCTTTGTATTTACTGGCGCTAAAGTCAACATTAACAAAAGAATTGAACAGGAAATCAAAGAAGAGAAAGATTATAGTAAGTAA
- a CDS encoding DUF4421 family protein — MKLYLSLLLIFVSPFFCAAQIDTTYIKPFENKFSVSSYLALKFLSLEQETNGETKKFMPNTPMSLGLGVTVNNTIINFSYGYGLGFMRDDKKGRTKAFDFQLHNYGRKFTVDLFIQKYRGFYTADNSNKNIQLYPDLKIQQYGAFGQYIFNNKKFSYKAAFNQNERQLKSAGSWLLGGGVYFTKIDSDSSFVHKSKNSLRNFQFGVSGGYAYTWAISKRWFTSGSITAGVNFGTERINDFGKKKIEIYPTFFPRISAGYNKEKWSLGLSYINNLIFSSFSQDSDGTNNGNSTGLASGNFQIAYIWRLGI, encoded by the coding sequence ATGAAATTATATCTTTCACTTTTACTTATTTTTGTGTCTCCCTTTTTTTGTGCAGCACAAATTGACACGACGTATATAAAACCCTTCGAGAATAAATTTTCTGTGTCGTCTTATTTAGCTCTGAAATTCCTTTCACTGGAACAGGAGACAAACGGGGAAACTAAAAAATTCATGCCGAACACTCCTATGAGTTTAGGTCTGGGAGTTACGGTAAACAATACTATAATCAATTTCAGTTATGGCTATGGTTTGGGTTTTATGAGAGATGACAAAAAAGGAAGAACAAAAGCCTTTGATTTTCAGCTTCACAACTACGGGCGTAAGTTCACAGTTGATCTTTTCATTCAAAAATACCGCGGATTTTATACGGCAGACAACTCCAATAAAAACATACAATTGTATCCCGATTTAAAGATTCAGCAGTATGGTGCTTTTGGACAGTATATTTTTAACAATAAAAAATTCTCTTATAAAGCGGCCTTTAATCAAAATGAAAGACAGTTAAAATCTGCCGGGAGTTGGTTATTGGGCGGAGGGGTGTATTTTACAAAAATAGACTCGGATAGTTCTTTTGTACATAAATCTAAAAATTCATTGCGAAACTTTCAATTTGGGGTAAGCGGAGGATATGCTTATACCTGGGCAATTAGTAAAAGATGGTTTACCAGTGGATCGATAACAGCGGGTGTTAACTTTGGCACCGAAAGAATAAATGATTTTGGCAAAAAAAAGATAGAGATTTATCCAACCTTTTTTCCCAGAATTTCTGCCGGATACAATAAAGAAAAATGGTCACTCGGACTGTCCTATATCAATAATCTTATATTTTCTTCTTTCTCACAGGACAGTGATGGTACTAATAATGGTAATAGTACAGGTTTGGCTTCAGGGAACTTTCAAATTGCTTATATATGGAGATTGGGGATTTAG
- a CDS encoding Fic family protein has protein sequence MKPPYEITSLMLKYVSSISEKIGEANVRYLIKTNPSLRKQNQIKTIYSSLSIEGNTLSEEQITAIVENKRVVGPQKDIIEVLNALEVYKNLNLLKHYSEKDFLKAHKMLMKDLIENSGKYRTKSVGIVKGSKVEHIAPPYENVPFLMKDLFQYLKDKSEIALIKSCVFHYEMEFIHPFMDGNGRMGRLWQTLILKEEYPVFEFLPFETLISKNQIAYYDSLSASDKEGKSTKFVEYMLHIIDQSLSELLENSTKRLSDENRIQVFLENFTGEFTRKEYLNYFKDLSSATASRDLKKAVEQGIIIKQGDKKTTVYSRD, from the coding sequence ATGAAACCTCCCTACGAAATAACGTCATTAATGTTAAAATATGTTTCTTCAATTTCTGAAAAAATTGGAGAAGCAAATGTCCGATATTTAATCAAAACCAATCCAAGCTTACGAAAGCAAAATCAAATAAAAACGATATATTCTTCTTTAAGTATTGAAGGGAATACGCTATCTGAAGAGCAAATCACAGCAATAGTTGAAAACAAAAGGGTTGTTGGACCACAGAAAGATATAATAGAAGTTTTGAATGCTTTAGAAGTTTATAAAAATTTGAATCTTCTTAAACATTATTCTGAGAAAGATTTTCTAAAAGCGCATAAAATGCTAATGAAAGATCTTATTGAAAATTCCGGAAAATATAGAACAAAAAGCGTTGGAATTGTAAAAGGATCAAAAGTGGAACATATTGCACCACCGTATGAAAATGTTCCGTTTTTAATGAAAGATTTGTTTCAATATTTAAAAGATAAATCTGAAATAGCACTAATTAAAAGTTGTGTTTTTCATTATGAGATGGAATTTATCCACCCATTTATGGACGGAAATGGGAGAATGGGGAGATTGTGGCAGACTTTAATTTTAAAAGAAGAATATCCTGTTTTTGAATTCTTGCCTTTTGAAACATTAATTTCGAAAAACCAAATTGCCTATTATGATTCATTGTCAGCTTCAGACAAGGAAGGGAAATCGACAAAATTCGTCGAGTACATGCTGCATATTATAGATCAATCTTTGAGTGAACTTCTGGAAAATTCGACAAAAAGACTTTCTGATGAAAATAGAATTCAAGTTTTTCTTGAAAATTTCACAGGAGAGTTTACAAGAAAAGAGTATTTGAACTATTTTAAGGATTTATCGTCTGCAACAGCCAGCAGAGATTTGAAAAAAGCAGTTGAACAGGGAATCATCATTAAACAGGGTGATAAAAAAACAACCGTATACAGTAGAGATTAA
- a CDS encoding alpha/beta fold hydrolase codes for MLLNINGKSLYAEYVNDLENRPTLVFLHDSLGCTELWRDFPEKMAKASQCNLLVYDRLGYGKSEVMSSSSRPVNYLELEADILNELLENLEIDNAILFGHSDGGSIALIAAAKYGDRIKSIICEAAHIFVEDITLIGIYKAMEAYNTTNLPQRLQKYHEDKTDMVFKGWAETWISDDFRTWNIEYLLPGISCPVLFVQGENDEYGSLEQVNKTLDLVSGKAEKFIIPNVYHTPHKEVPEMVLNRVVAFIQLLT; via the coding sequence ATGTTACTGAATATAAATGGAAAGAGTCTTTACGCTGAATATGTAAATGATCTGGAAAATCGTCCTACACTTGTTTTTTTGCATGATTCTTTAGGTTGCACAGAACTTTGGAGAGACTTTCCTGAAAAAATGGCTAAAGCCTCTCAATGTAATTTATTAGTTTATGATCGCTTAGGTTATGGAAAATCTGAAGTTATGTCTTCATCGTCCAGACCCGTTAATTATCTTGAACTAGAAGCTGATATTTTAAATGAATTACTGGAAAATTTAGAAATAGACAATGCGATTTTGTTTGGTCATAGTGATGGCGGTTCCATTGCTTTAATTGCTGCAGCTAAATATGGAGATAGAATTAAATCAATTATATGCGAAGCAGCCCATATTTTTGTTGAAGATATAACGCTCATAGGAATTTATAAAGCAATGGAAGCTTATAATACCACAAATTTGCCTCAAAGGTTGCAAAAGTATCATGAAGATAAAACAGATATGGTTTTTAAAGGTTGGGCAGAAACATGGATCAGTGATGATTTCAGAACATGGAATATCGAATATTTATTACCAGGAATTAGTTGCCCGGTTTTGTTTGTTCAGGGAGAAAATGACGAATACGGATCGTTAGAACAAGTGAATAAAACCTTAGATTTAGTAAGTGGAAAAGCTGAAAAATTTATAATTCCAAATGTTTATCATACTCCACATAAAGAAGTGCCGGAGATGGTTTTAAATAGAGTTGTTGCATTTATCCAGTTGCTTACATAA
- a CDS encoding EamA family transporter has translation MNKYIIIVALGALSFGMLSSFAKIAYGQGYTPGEITFSQALIGTIILWSVVIFRNIKNGIYKLTINWKLLLAGTSMGSSAYTYYLSVSYIPASLAIVLLMQITWLSILIEWVFFKKKPNFTEVVSAAFIIFGTVLAGNLLDLNSFNISYKGVFLSLLAAILYTLYVVFTSKLGKETPMFEKSALMTSGSAIIIFLINMEAITTSTNIDFGLLQWGTFLAIFGTVIPPICFTAGMPKIGAGLSSVLLTLELPAAVFCAHIILGEKITFLQLFGIAIMLGAIIYLNLAKAKKQKQVAGSLI, from the coding sequence ATGAATAAATACATTATTATTGTGGCCTTAGGCGCATTGAGTTTTGGAATGCTCTCTTCATTTGCAAAAATTGCATACGGACAAGGATATACTCCGGGTGAAATAACATTTTCGCAGGCTTTAATTGGAACCATAATTTTATGGTCTGTGGTGATTTTTAGAAATATCAAAAACGGAATATATAAATTAACCATTAATTGGAAATTGCTTCTGGCAGGCACTTCAATGGGGTCTTCGGCTTATACTTATTATCTTTCTGTATCGTATATTCCGGCTTCGTTGGCTATTGTTTTATTAATGCAGATTACTTGGTTGAGTATTTTGATTGAATGGGTATTTTTTAAAAAGAAACCAAACTTTACAGAAGTTGTATCTGCCGCTTTTATCATTTTTGGGACTGTTTTGGCTGGGAATCTTTTAGATCTGAATAGTTTTAATATTTCTTATAAAGGTGTTTTTTTAAGTTTGTTAGCAGCCATATTATATACACTTTACGTTGTTTTTACCAGTAAACTGGGAAAAGAAACGCCAATGTTTGAAAAGAGCGCATTAATGACAAGCGGATCGGCAATCATTATATTTTTGATTAACATGGAAGCGATTACAACAAGTACAAATATTGATTTTGGATTATTACAGTGGGGGACATTTTTGGCTATTTTCGGTACTGTGATTCCACCCATTTGTTTTACTGCAGGCATGCCAAAAATAGGAGCAGGATTAAGCTCTGTTTTATTGACATTAGAATTGCCGGCAGCAGTATTTTGTGCACATATTATTTTGGGAGAAAAAATTACTTTCCTTCAACTATTTGGTATTGCAATAATGCTGGGCGCTATCATTTATCTTAATTTGGCGAAGGCGAAAAAACAAAAACAAGTAGCAGGTAGTTTAATCTGA